A portion of the Acidisarcina polymorpha genome contains these proteins:
- a CDS encoding transposase → MSRRSRFEDARQLMGYSGIVPSEDSSGERTQRGGITKTGNAHLRRIAVEAAWSDRLRPCVGPALLQRQ, encoded by the coding sequence TTGAGTCGCAGATCACGCTTTGAAGATGCTAGGCAACTCATGGGTTACAGCGGCATTGTGCCCAGTGAGGACTCCAGCGGCGAGCGAACGCAACGCGGGGGTATCACCAAGACGGGCAACGCACACTTGAGACGCATCGCAGTCGAAGCGGCCTGGAGCGACAGGCTCCGACCATGCGTCGGACCGGCGTTGCTCCAGCGGCAATAG
- a CDS encoding tachylectin-related carbohydrate-binding protein produces the protein MGFAGGGSNNSILVNGCKNLENLTVTLQVTEDLIEVNNKGFSLQLNSYPQPTAITPNSTQDTTFPGKIVGQLNWFQYLIIVANNQVTFEIQYWASAQSYRTAGPNNNPPEIRWPPRYTPNPANTSPWLPVFPNSSITGTVVGSTASNTVVAGSVITIKLPTDSNGNVTGATFSITDPGGKVQSASTQPWKNYAGQSEPADYALFPIYGFQADLVSAPGLPCTFSSGAGTLTYSISQGALAVQAASTQCSSVRQTPTGESSNTIYREITPASGATVSQSVYVPQLLSYGDPNLPGAVANPVGVGFAGWSAFMLLFGGQNIYGQSRIYAVDGQGQLLAYADAGTIGNVSSPVVVGFGGWLQFKFLFGGWNTDGQGRIYAVNDQGQLLSYGDAASIGNVSSPAIVGFGGWLQFKFLFGGRNATGQGRIYAVNDQGQLLCYTDNGNTGNVSAPVIVGFDGWLQFKFLFAGKNQLGQDRIYAVNDQGQLLSYTDNGLPGNVSAPTTVGFGGWTDFKFLFTGTNELFQDRIYAVYA, from the coding sequence ATGGGCTTCGCGGGCGGCGGCAGCAACAACAGTATTCTGGTGAACGGTTGCAAAAATCTCGAGAATCTGACGGTAACCCTGCAGGTCACCGAGGATTTGATCGAGGTGAACAACAAGGGATTCTCACTGCAGTTGAATTCCTATCCGCAGCCTACAGCGATAACCCCGAATTCAACCCAGGACACAACCTTCCCGGGAAAAATCGTTGGCCAGCTTAACTGGTTTCAATATCTCATCATCGTGGCCAACAACCAGGTCACCTTTGAAATTCAATACTGGGCCAGCGCACAGTCCTATCGAACAGCGGGGCCGAATAACAACCCTCCCGAAATACGGTGGCCCCCAAGGTACACGCCGAACCCTGCGAATACGAGTCCATGGCTCCCAGTCTTTCCCAACTCCTCCATAACCGGCACTGTTGTTGGCTCCACGGCTTCGAATACGGTGGTTGCGGGCTCAGTGATCACAATCAAACTCCCGACCGACAGCAACGGAAACGTGACCGGGGCGACCTTCAGCATCACCGATCCAGGCGGTAAGGTTCAATCAGCCAGCACCCAGCCGTGGAAGAACTACGCCGGCCAGTCTGAACCGGCAGATTACGCCCTCTTTCCGATCTACGGCTTTCAGGCCGACCTCGTCTCTGCGCCCGGCTTGCCGTGCACCTTTTCGTCCGGCGCTGGAACTCTGACCTACTCCATATCCCAGGGTGCACTTGCAGTTCAGGCCGCGAGCACACAGTGCTCCAGCGTCCGTCAGACTCCTACCGGGGAATCCTCCAACACCATCTATCGGGAGATCACGCCCGCCTCAGGCGCAACCGTGAGTCAGAGCGTCTACGTCCCCCAGTTGCTCTCCTATGGAGATCCCAATCTTCCCGGCGCTGTAGCCAACCCGGTAGGCGTCGGCTTTGCGGGATGGTCGGCCTTCATGCTCCTCTTCGGCGGTCAAAACATCTACGGCCAGAGCCGCATCTACGCGGTGGACGGGCAGGGTCAACTGCTCGCCTACGCAGATGCCGGAACCATCGGCAATGTGTCGTCTCCAGTCGTCGTTGGCTTTGGCGGATGGTTGCAGTTCAAGTTCCTCTTTGGAGGCTGGAACACAGACGGGCAAGGCCGCATCTACGCGGTAAATGATCAGGGCCAACTGCTCTCCTATGGGGACGCCGCATCTATCGGCAATGTGTCATCTCCAGCGATTGTTGGCTTTGGCGGATGGTTGCAGTTCAAGTTTCTCTTCGGCGGCAGAAACGCAACCGGGCAAGGCCGCATTTACGCGGTGAACGACCAAGGTCAACTGCTTTGCTACACCGATAACGGAAATACCGGGAATGTCTCGGCACCAGTCATCGTTGGCTTTGACGGATGGTTGCAGTTCAAGTTCCTCTTCGCCGGCAAGAACCAACTTGGACAAGACCGTATCTACGCAGTAAACGACCAGGGTCAACTGCTTTCCTACACCGATAATGGACTCCCCGGCAACGTCTCGGCTCCGACTACCGTTGGCTTCGGCGGGTGGACGGATTTCAAGTTCCTCTTTACCGGCACGAATGAGCTCTTCCAGGATCGCATCTACGCTGTCTATGCCTAA
- a CDS encoding AraC family transcriptional regulator, giving the protein MAFVGTDIALADVALRCGFADQAHLAKVFRHRRQISPSAYRRLARSQRQNLC; this is encoded by the coding sequence GTGGCATTTGTCGGAACGGACATCGCTCTGGCAGACGTTGCATTGCGCTGCGGCTTCGCAGATCAGGCCCACCTCGCCAAAGTGTTCCGGCACCGCCGACAAATATCGCCGTCCGCATATAGGCGCCTTGCTCGGTCGCAAAGGCAGAATCTCTGCTAA
- a CDS encoding pyrrolo-quinoline quinone yields the protein MTIKGPFYLAITVSLLTFTSSHSSYLNAEDAQIYTWHVNNDRNGLNNNEQLLSFSTVHYSTFGKLGFFATDGIVDAEPLHVPGLTIGNQIHNVLYVATEHDTVYAFDAQSGATLWKSSLLKVGESPSDDHGCSQITPEIGVTSTPVIDPSKGPHGAIYVVSMSKDGTGHYHQRISALDLVTGTQLFNGPTEITARYIGTGDNSSSGQVTFDPGQYAERAALLEWNGAIYTSWTSHCDRRPYTGWILGYNATTLQQSAVLDVTPNGNEGSVWMSGAGLAANGLYMYFLDANGTFDTTLDAGGMPIHQDFGNSLIALSQDGSGIRVFDYYATDNTVQQSDADIDLGSGGVLLLPSLTDNAGNLHFLGVGAGKDHNIYLFNRINLGKYHPNGGFIYQVLSNALPNGAFSAPAYFDNKIYYGGVNDTLKAFSISNATLVDTPASRSAATFVYPGSTPSISSNGNANGIVWAISHTTPFILYAFNAEDLSDKYYDSGQAGSRDLFGAAAHFATPTIANGRVYVGTPTGVAVFGILGK from the coding sequence ATGACGATCAAAGGCCCTTTTTATCTCGCAATCACAGTATCACTTCTCACCTTTACGTCCAGCCATAGCTCGTATCTCAATGCCGAAGATGCCCAAATCTATACCTGGCATGTCAACAATGATCGCAATGGACTCAATAACAATGAGCAGTTGCTAAGCTTCTCCACCGTGCATTACTCCACGTTTGGCAAGCTGGGCTTTTTTGCTACAGACGGTATAGTCGACGCCGAGCCTCTTCATGTTCCGGGGCTAACGATTGGAAATCAAATCCACAACGTGCTTTATGTGGCCACTGAACATGATACTGTCTACGCATTTGACGCGCAAAGCGGCGCGACCTTGTGGAAGAGCTCTCTTCTTAAGGTGGGTGAATCGCCCAGCGATGATCACGGCTGCTCTCAGATTACGCCTGAGATCGGCGTTACTTCGACTCCGGTGATAGATCCATCTAAGGGCCCGCATGGTGCAATCTACGTCGTCAGTATGTCAAAGGATGGGACCGGCCATTACCATCAGCGCATCAGTGCTCTCGATCTGGTCACCGGAACTCAACTGTTCAATGGGCCAACCGAAATAACAGCTCGGTATATAGGGACAGGGGATAATAGCAGCTCGGGACAAGTGACTTTCGATCCGGGCCAGTATGCCGAGCGAGCAGCATTGCTCGAATGGAACGGTGCTATTTACACCTCATGGACGTCACATTGCGACAGGCGACCCTATACCGGGTGGATCCTCGGCTACAACGCAACCACTCTGCAACAATCAGCCGTCCTTGACGTCACACCAAACGGCAACGAGGGATCGGTTTGGATGAGCGGTGCGGGTCTTGCGGCAAATGGACTGTATATGTATTTTCTTGATGCCAATGGCACCTTCGACACCACCCTCGACGCCGGGGGGATGCCTATCCATCAGGACTTTGGCAATTCTCTTATCGCTCTAAGCCAGGACGGTTCTGGCATCAGGGTGTTTGATTATTACGCCACCGACAACACAGTTCAACAATCAGATGCTGATATTGATCTTGGCTCCGGTGGCGTTCTTCTGTTGCCTTCTCTGACCGATAACGCTGGAAACCTACACTTTCTCGGCGTTGGTGCTGGTAAAGACCACAACATCTACCTGTTCAACCGGATAAATCTTGGTAAGTATCATCCGAACGGGGGGTTCATCTATCAGGTTCTGAGCAATGCTCTACCAAATGGGGCGTTTTCTGCACCAGCCTACTTTGATAACAAGATATATTACGGTGGAGTCAACGACACGCTGAAGGCGTTTAGCATCTCGAATGCCACGCTGGTGGATACGCCTGCAAGCCGTAGCGCTGCCACTTTCGTATACCCAGGATCGACCCCCTCGATATCGTCAAACGGTAATGCGAATGGAATTGTATGGGCAATCTCGCATACCACTCCGTTTATCCTATACGCGTTTAATGCTGAAGACCTTTCCGATAAGTATTACGACAGCGGGCAGGCTGGCAGCCGTGATCTGTTTGGGGCAGCAGCCCATTTCGCCACGCCCACCATCGCCAACGGCAGAGTCTACGTAGGCACTCCGACCGGTGTTGCGGTCTTCGGCATTCTGGGGAAATGA
- a CDS encoding PA2169 family four-helix-bundle protein, with protein sequence MADEPDLAKSIEETLRAVIETLIDCEEGFRLIGQDLKDESLKTSFLAEAQTRAAFRRTLEETLHQIGVADATETGTVVGAIHRSWGDIKAKLGSTDRDLLETACQGEESALQIYKLALDKKLLLPIRQVLVNQQAHVQETLEYLQVAAEGLV encoded by the coding sequence ATGGCCGATGAGCCCGATCTGGCAAAGAGCATCGAGGAAACGCTGCGCGCCGTCATCGAGACACTCATCGATTGCGAGGAAGGTTTCCGCCTAATCGGCCAGGATCTCAAAGATGAAAGTCTCAAGACCTCATTTCTCGCTGAAGCCCAGACACGTGCCGCTTTTCGCCGAACGCTGGAGGAAACGCTTCATCAAATCGGCGTGGCGGATGCGACTGAGACCGGGACTGTAGTTGGAGCAATCCACAGAAGCTGGGGCGACATTAAGGCAAAGCTCGGAAGCACGGATCGCGACCTGCTGGAGACTGCCTGTCAAGGTGAGGAGTCGGCGCTGCAGATCTATAAACTTGCTCTCGACAAAAAGCTTCTTCTGCCGATCCGTCAGGTTCTCGTAAACCAGCAAGCGCACGTCCAGGAAACTTTGGAGTATCTCCAGGTGGCTGCAGAAGGTCTCGTTTAG
- a CDS encoding sugar phosphate isomerase/epimerase family protein, producing the protein MTTRRHVLKSAGAFAIGGALPAITGFNAFALGLKSGASIQIGAQTNAWAINPKNFGSFLAVLGQVKQVGYAGFETGFVNLLAEFDSPNVARQKIADTGLTFFGIHIFLPPDKVDQATRLPGAALYEKVARGGVALGPQHLILSGAPSRTADELKAKIEALNTAGRFSKSLGLPLAYHNHWWEFDSKVGEIDALYSQTDPALVSFLLDAGHAYRGGADVPAFLRSHAKRLVGVHLRDYEDGKQVPLGQGRFPLSEVAATLKQLQWKGWVLNEEEREDGTKGGLTVIEPAFKALQGVLAE; encoded by the coding sequence ATGACAACCAGGCGACATGTTTTGAAGTCAGCAGGCGCGTTCGCAATTGGAGGTGCCCTTCCTGCGATCACGGGATTTAATGCCTTCGCTCTGGGCCTTAAGTCTGGAGCTAGCATCCAGATCGGTGCTCAGACAAATGCGTGGGCGATCAACCCGAAGAATTTCGGGTCGTTTCTCGCAGTACTGGGTCAGGTCAAGCAGGTTGGATATGCGGGATTCGAAACCGGATTTGTCAATCTTCTTGCGGAGTTCGATTCGCCCAATGTTGCGCGGCAGAAGATCGCAGACACAGGGCTGACCTTCTTCGGAATTCACATCTTCCTTCCACCAGACAAAGTTGACCAGGCTACCAGGCTTCCAGGGGCGGCGCTTTACGAGAAGGTCGCGCGTGGCGGAGTTGCGCTTGGCCCGCAACACCTCATTCTGAGTGGAGCTCCATCCAGAACCGCGGACGAGTTGAAGGCTAAAATCGAGGCGCTGAATACTGCTGGAAGATTCAGCAAGAGCTTGGGCCTGCCTTTGGCTTATCACAATCATTGGTGGGAGTTCGATTCGAAGGTCGGAGAGATCGACGCGCTCTATTCGCAAACCGACCCCGCGCTCGTTTCGTTCTTGCTCGACGCGGGTCACGCCTATCGAGGAGGGGCGGATGTTCCAGCCTTTCTGCGTTCTCATGCAAAGCGGTTGGTCGGAGTTCACCTGCGCGATTACGAAGACGGAAAACAGGTTCCTTTAGGGCAAGGCAGGTTTCCGCTGTCAGAAGTAGCCGCCACCCTAAAGCAGCTTCAGTGGAAGGGGTGGGTATTAAATGAAGAAGAGCGCGAAGACGGCACGAAGGGTGGCTTGACCGTCATCGAACCAGCGTTTAAAGCGCTGCAAGGAGTCCTGGCTGAATGA
- a CDS encoding Gfo/Idh/MocA family protein, with product MNRRDFLFTAATATAGMSARSYTQVLGANNRVGLGVIGLGRRGTIVSAAFVQDDRVSIRAVCDIYDAQTKSYVSRVIKSSPSPAAYVAYEELLSRKDVDAVLISTPDHLHVTIAKDALSASKHIFLEKPTLHHWSERSTLVDAAATHKLVLQCGMQQRSTAHYIRAKQEIFSQQKLGKVIFARAVWHNFPWQTRNIKPEPQPAGLDWTRFLGPAPRVPYEKVRYSSWRYFPDYGNGLLADILTHWADVAQWMLEDAHPQSAAALGGIYQLHDGRENPDTVSAIVQYKDWNLNFESSVLPIRNDQPSVFFEGIEGTLDLSRDGFTYTPTQGDAIQVKSTESLERAHTKNFLDAIVTGSTVSAPLQAGIEASRPVQMALQSYRTQKIVSEADFS from the coding sequence ATGAACCGGCGTGACTTTCTCTTCACCGCTGCAACGGCGACGGCTGGTATGAGCGCGCGTTCCTATACTCAGGTGCTCGGCGCTAACAATCGCGTTGGACTTGGAGTCATCGGGTTAGGGCGGCGCGGCACGATTGTGAGTGCAGCCTTCGTTCAGGATGATCGCGTCAGTATTCGCGCGGTCTGCGATATCTATGACGCCCAGACGAAGAGTTATGTGTCCCGGGTGATCAAGAGTTCTCCATCGCCTGCAGCATATGTAGCTTATGAGGAGTTGCTCTCGCGAAAAGATGTGGATGCAGTTTTGATATCGACCCCTGACCATCTTCACGTGACGATCGCGAAAGATGCGCTGAGTGCGAGCAAACATATCTTTCTCGAAAAGCCAACGCTACATCATTGGAGCGAGCGCAGTACGCTGGTAGACGCCGCAGCCACGCACAAACTTGTATTGCAATGCGGAATGCAACAGCGAAGCACCGCGCATTATATTCGCGCGAAGCAAGAGATCTTCAGTCAGCAGAAGCTTGGTAAAGTCATCTTCGCGCGTGCGGTGTGGCACAACTTCCCGTGGCAAACGAGAAACATCAAGCCCGAGCCACAGCCCGCTGGCCTCGACTGGACACGCTTCCTCGGACCGGCTCCGCGCGTTCCTTACGAGAAGGTTCGCTACTCGTCGTGGCGCTACTTTCCCGATTACGGCAATGGACTGCTGGCCGACATCCTTACCCACTGGGCGGACGTAGCGCAATGGATGCTCGAGGACGCGCACCCACAAAGTGCGGCGGCATTGGGAGGAATCTACCAGCTTCACGATGGCCGTGAAAACCCGGACACGGTCAGTGCGATCGTCCAGTATAAAGACTGGAATTTGAATTTCGAATCGTCGGTGCTACCGATCCGGAATGACCAGCCGTCGGTATTCTTCGAGGGCATCGAAGGCACGCTCGACTTATCGCGTGACGGTTTCACCTATACTCCAACCCAGGGCGACGCGATCCAGGTGAAGTCAACCGAGAGCCTCGAGCGTGCACACACGAAGAATTTTCTCGATGCGATCGTTACCGGGAGCACCGTTAGTGCGCCGTTGCAGGCGGGCATCGAGGCGTCGCGGCCGGTGCAGATGGCGCTGCAGTCTTACAGAACGCAGAAGATCGTCTCCGAAGCAGACTTTAGTTAA
- the ssuD gene encoding FMNH2-dependent alkanesulfonate monooxygenase, producing the protein MQINWFIPTTGDGRYLGSSHQSRLTDYAYLRQIAQAVDELGFHAVLLPTGNSCEDSWVVASTLMPSTRRLKFLIAVRPGIMSPTVAARMTATFDRLSGGRLLINVVTGGDPHEAAADGVFLSHDERYEVTGEFLTIWRKILAGESYSFHGKHLNVENSRVYYPATQQPHPPLYLGGSSDAAMQIAAAHIDVYLTWGEPPTLVAEKIERMRRLAASKGRTIRFGIRLHVIVRETNEEAWRDARELIRYIDKETIERAHKGLAKFDSEGQRRMASLVQGSPDSLEISPNLWAGIGLVRSGAGTALVGDASTVAARMLEYADLGIESFILSGYPHLEEAYRVAELLFPLLPVDHSNGGTERKSVRAAANFVGNEFRPVK; encoded by the coding sequence ATGCAGATCAACTGGTTTATCCCCACTACCGGCGATGGACGTTATCTCGGCTCCAGCCATCAGTCTCGGCTTACTGATTATGCCTACCTACGCCAGATTGCACAGGCGGTCGATGAGTTGGGATTTCACGCGGTGTTGCTGCCGACGGGCAATTCCTGTGAAGATTCCTGGGTGGTTGCTTCTACCCTGATGCCAAGCACCAGGCGTCTCAAGTTTCTGATCGCTGTCCGCCCTGGCATCATGTCGCCCACGGTAGCGGCGCGCATGACCGCGACCTTCGATCGGCTCTCCGGTGGCCGGCTCTTGATTAACGTTGTTACCGGAGGCGATCCACACGAGGCAGCTGCTGATGGCGTGTTTCTTTCTCATGATGAGCGCTACGAGGTCACTGGCGAATTTTTGACGATCTGGCGAAAAATCCTTGCCGGAGAAAGCTACAGCTTTCATGGCAAGCATTTAAACGTGGAGAACTCGCGCGTGTATTATCCCGCGACCCAGCAGCCGCATCCTCCGCTCTATCTTGGCGGATCTTCTGACGCCGCGATGCAGATTGCAGCCGCGCACATCGACGTCTACTTGACCTGGGGCGAGCCGCCGACGCTGGTTGCGGAAAAGATCGAACGCATGCGGCGCCTGGCCGCGAGCAAGGGCCGAACGATTCGCTTTGGCATTCGCCTTCATGTGATAGTGCGCGAGACCAACGAAGAGGCCTGGCGCGACGCACGCGAACTGATTCGCTACATCGACAAAGAAACGATCGAACGCGCGCACAAAGGACTGGCGAAGTTCGACTCCGAGGGGCAGAGGCGCATGGCGTCGCTGGTTCAGGGAAGTCCCGACAGCCTAGAGATCAGCCCCAATCTGTGGGCGGGCATCGGCCTGGTGCGCAGCGGCGCGGGCACTGCGCTGGTGGGTGACGCCTCGACCGTGGCCGCGCGCATGCTCGAATACGCCGACCTTGGTATTGAGAGCTTTATCCTTTCCGGCTATCCGCATTTGGAAGAGGCGTATCGCGTTGCCGAACTCCTCTTCCCGCTGCTCCCCGTCGATCACTCGAATGGCGGTACGGAGCGGAAGAGTGTGCGTGCAGCGGCGAACTTTGTGGGAAATGAGTTCCGGCCGGTGAAGTAA
- a CDS encoding MFS transporter — MSVTSAAIQHSRDESPPTVAADRTGRARWIVLLMLLTITIINFIDRQTVSVLAPVLRQLLHLSNEQYGRIVSAFQLGMTAGEFPMGWLMDRWGVRVGLAGAVLWWSAATGTQSMTRSGLQLGLTRFWMGTGECGNYSGGMKAIFRLFAPGERTLAIGIFNSGSMVGATIAPPLVIFLAQRYGFRTAFLVPALLGIFWTPFWLYLYRDVASKRPTLTVTTSLRTLLTRSSAWGVMLCRFFIGPVMQFYWYWIPSYLYSVRHLSLAQIGLLGWVPFLLGDTGGIAGGWVAGWLQKRGLSIYSVRRITMYSSATLCLASLGVPYLTNTAAAFFAIGIAVMADNFLSANMFGAVTDLFPDHAVGRATGLTGVAGGLSGLLFPLLTGHLVDHVSYAPVFVMVGFMPLIGTALLFLIGREYRSLQ, encoded by the coding sequence ATGAGCGTAACCTCCGCAGCCATACAGCACTCTCGCGATGAATCGCCACCGACGGTCGCAGCTGACCGTACTGGGCGCGCTCGTTGGATCGTGCTCTTAATGCTGCTCACGATCACAATCATCAACTTCATCGACCGGCAGACCGTATCGGTGCTCGCGCCAGTGTTGCGCCAGCTACTGCATCTCTCGAACGAGCAATATGGCCGCATCGTCTCTGCCTTTCAACTAGGTATGACCGCAGGCGAATTTCCCATGGGTTGGTTGATGGACCGATGGGGCGTACGTGTCGGTCTGGCTGGTGCGGTGTTGTGGTGGTCGGCTGCGACCGGCACCCAGTCGATGACACGCTCTGGATTGCAGCTGGGGCTCACTCGGTTCTGGATGGGCACTGGGGAGTGTGGGAACTACTCCGGCGGGATGAAGGCAATCTTCAGGCTCTTCGCTCCAGGCGAGCGCACGCTGGCGATTGGGATCTTCAACAGCGGTAGCATGGTTGGCGCCACCATCGCTCCTCCGTTAGTCATCTTCCTAGCTCAGCGTTACGGTTTCCGCACCGCGTTCCTGGTTCCGGCGTTGCTCGGCATATTCTGGACGCCCTTCTGGCTGTACCTCTATCGCGACGTAGCGTCGAAGCGGCCCACATTAACTGTCACGACGTCCCTGCGGACGTTACTGACGCGGTCTTCCGCATGGGGGGTCATGCTTTGCCGCTTCTTCATTGGCCCAGTGATGCAGTTTTACTGGTACTGGATTCCAAGCTATCTCTACAGCGTGCGGCATTTGTCACTTGCGCAGATCGGTCTTTTGGGCTGGGTTCCATTTTTACTCGGAGACACTGGCGGCATTGCAGGCGGCTGGGTTGCCGGCTGGCTGCAGAAGCGCGGATTGAGCATCTACTCGGTTCGACGCATCACGATGTACTCAAGCGCGACGCTCTGTCTTGCCAGCCTGGGGGTGCCATATCTCACGAATACGGCGGCAGCTTTCTTCGCCATCGGCATCGCCGTCATGGCTGATAACTTCCTCTCCGCGAACATGTTTGGAGCGGTAACCGATCTCTTTCCTGATCATGCTGTTGGCCGCGCAACTGGACTCACCGGAGTCGCTGGCGGGCTTAGTGGTCTGCTCTTTCCATTACTGACCGGGCATCTCGTCGATCACGTGTCCTATGCGCCGGTTTTTGTCATGGTCGGGTTTATGCCGCTTATCGGTACCGCACTGCTCTTTCTTATCGGCCGGGAATATAGGAGCCTACAGTGA